From Streptomyces cyaneogriseus subsp. noncyanogenus, the proteins below share one genomic window:
- a CDS encoding ankyrin repeat domain-containing protein — MNRRRRKKLTARLVGAATFGDTAAVRGLLRAGADPDTPGAGGTTPLYAASVHGAADIVRLLLGAGAAPDTESGHGLEGTPLCGAACWGHTDAVRALLEGGADPDLREDHGTGHTPLEWATRGGHTGTAALLRAAGRGRAVQA, encoded by the coding sequence GTGAACAGACGGCGGCGGAAGAAACTGACGGCCCGGCTCGTCGGGGCGGCGACGTTCGGCGACACTGCCGCCGTACGCGGCCTGCTGCGCGCCGGGGCCGACCCGGACACACCCGGCGCCGGCGGTACGACGCCCCTCTACGCGGCCTCGGTCCACGGCGCCGCCGACATCGTCCGCCTGCTGCTCGGGGCCGGTGCCGCCCCCGACACCGAGAGCGGCCACGGCTTGGAGGGCACGCCGCTGTGCGGGGCCGCCTGCTGGGGCCACACCGACGCCGTCCGCGCCCTCCTGGAGGGGGGTGCCGATCCGGACCTGCGGGAGGACCACGGCACCGGGCACACCCCGCTGGAGTGGGCCACCAGGGGCGGCCACACCGGGACGGCCGCGTTGCTGCGGGCGGCCGGGCGGGGGCGGGCCGTCCAGGCGTAG
- a CDS encoding beta-galactosidase: MALSRRIFGGLAGTAVLGLALGGSSGAAPRSGGGFPTVPTGEPPAPPAADAARHEVRLDGRSLLVDGRRLALWPGEMHYFRLPSPSLWRDVLEKMRAYGYNAVSVPVPWNVHSPAPGRHDFTGVRDLDLLLRTAAECHLYVILRPGPYLGADLDAGGLPGWLTAAGGRARTTDPAYLRHADAWLDRVHAIAVRHLYTSGGGTVLLYQVEDASGTADAGAYTAHLRAKARADGIDVPLVSGYAGEPAAHGAAGVRRLGLARLAEGAALPVPLLAFGGTSWGWLAAPGAPASYDRGAALDAGRQPGEELAPTHQIGHLLRHVPDFARLEPAARVRAADERLAVSHLANPDTGTHVYVVRNDSGADVSALLPGTGIDAPVTVPARDARLLVTGLSLGGRRKLAYSTAQPMVFLSTGRADIAVFTGARGHMAHVVLDCPDDLRPYRLDDETAWAYDRGRLHVTAPLGDGAPTRVRIDGDGSGRPLLLLFADDAASLRLWPCRTPSGPLLVHGPALVRSASVDGAAVRLTGDMTEENGLQVWGPRGVTEVSWNGTALPVRTGRSGGLTARRPLPGAPQVVLPALGGWRRRTENPESAPGFDDSDWTAATRTTSSSTTPVPDAQPVLFADDYGYHYGDVWYRGRLTGAAGLTSVSLAYRTGSGGLLMAWLDGEPLGTHRMPPPEENPAGKDTWAATARFRLPAALRGRLRDRGRAAPVLSVLVRRTAHAQDAAARDTHKAARGLTGAFFQGASPEVRWRLRGANAPDPVRGPFNNGGLYGERHGWHLPGHDDGGWEETAFPRGDRRQGVCWYRTTFRLSVPRDVDASVGLVLDDDPGRAYRVQIFLNGWNMGEYVNDAGPRQPVPLPGGILRTRGANTLALAVLADGTTPCGPGEVRLTLLGAAAGGVPVTPVDSPGR; encoded by the coding sequence TTGGCGCTCAGCAGACGTATCTTCGGCGGCCTCGCCGGCACCGCCGTCCTCGGCCTGGCGCTCGGCGGCAGCAGCGGGGCCGCGCCCCGCTCCGGCGGCGGCTTCCCCACCGTGCCCACCGGCGAGCCGCCCGCCCCGCCGGCCGCGGACGCGGCGCGGCACGAGGTCCGGCTGGACGGGCGCTCGCTGCTGGTCGACGGCCGGCGCCTGGCGCTGTGGCCCGGCGAGATGCACTACTTCCGGCTGCCGAGTCCGTCGCTGTGGCGGGACGTGCTGGAGAAGATGCGCGCCTACGGCTACAACGCGGTGAGCGTCCCCGTCCCGTGGAACGTGCACTCCCCCGCGCCCGGCCGCCACGACTTCACCGGCGTGCGCGATCTGGACCTGCTCCTGCGCACGGCCGCCGAGTGCCACCTGTACGTGATCCTGCGGCCCGGCCCGTACCTGGGCGCGGACCTGGACGCGGGCGGCCTGCCGGGCTGGCTGACGGCGGCCGGGGGCCGGGCGCGGACCACCGACCCGGCCTATCTGCGGCACGCCGACGCGTGGCTGGACCGCGTCCACGCCATCGCCGTCCGGCACCTGTACACCTCCGGCGGCGGCACGGTCCTGCTCTACCAGGTGGAGGACGCCTCCGGCACCGCCGACGCCGGCGCCTACACGGCCCACCTGCGCGCCAAGGCCCGCGCCGACGGCATCGACGTCCCCCTCGTGAGCGGGTACGCCGGGGAGCCGGCCGCGCACGGCGCCGCCGGGGTGCGGCGGCTCGGCCTGGCCCGCCTCGCCGAGGGCGCCGCGCTGCCCGTCCCCCTGCTGGCGTTCGGCGGCACCTCCTGGGGCTGGCTGGCCGCGCCGGGCGCCCCCGCCTCGTACGACCGCGGGGCGGCCCTGGACGCGGGGCGGCAGCCGGGCGAGGAGCTGGCCCCCACCCACCAGATCGGCCATCTGCTGCGCCACGTACCGGACTTCGCCCGGCTGGAGCCGGCGGCGCGGGTACGCGCGGCCGACGAGCGGCTGGCCGTCTCCCACCTGGCCAACCCCGACACCGGCACCCACGTGTACGTGGTGCGCAACGACTCGGGCGCCGACGTCTCCGCGCTGCTGCCGGGCACCGGGATCGACGCGCCCGTCACCGTCCCGGCCCGCGACGCCCGGCTGCTGGTCACGGGCCTGTCGCTGGGCGGGCGGCGGAAGCTGGCGTACTCCACCGCGCAGCCGATGGTGTTCCTGTCCACCGGACGGGCGGACATCGCCGTGTTCACCGGCGCCCGCGGCCACATGGCGCACGTCGTACTGGACTGTCCGGACGATCTGAGGCCGTACCGGCTGGACGACGAGACCGCGTGGGCGTACGACCGCGGCCGGCTCCATGTGACGGCGCCGCTCGGCGACGGCGCGCCGACCCGGGTGCGGATCGACGGCGACGGCTCCGGCCGGCCCCTGCTGCTGCTCTTCGCCGACGACGCCGCCTCGCTGCGGCTGTGGCCGTGCCGGACCCCGTCCGGCCCGCTCCTCGTGCACGGCCCGGCCCTGGTGCGGTCGGCCTCCGTGGACGGCGCCGCGGTCCGCCTCACCGGCGACATGACCGAGGAGAACGGGCTCCAGGTGTGGGGGCCGCGCGGCGTCACGGAGGTGAGCTGGAACGGCACCGCGCTGCCCGTCCGGACCGGCCGCTCCGGCGGTCTGACGGCCCGGCGGCCGCTGCCCGGCGCGCCGCAGGTGGTGCTGCCCGCGCTGGGCGGCTGGCGGCGCAGGACGGAGAACCCGGAGTCCGCCCCCGGCTTCGACGACTCGGACTGGACGGCGGCGACGCGGACCACGTCGTCCAGCACGACGCCCGTGCCCGACGCCCAGCCCGTCCTCTTCGCCGACGACTACGGCTACCACTACGGCGACGTCTGGTACCGCGGCCGGCTGACCGGCGCGGCCGGCCTGACGTCGGTCTCCCTCGCCTACCGCACCGGCTCCGGCGGGCTGCTGATGGCCTGGCTGGACGGGGAGCCGCTCGGCACCCACCGGATGCCGCCGCCGGAGGAGAACCCGGCGGGCAAGGACACCTGGGCGGCGACGGCCCGCTTCCGCCTGCCGGCCGCCCTGCGCGGGCGGCTGCGGGACCGGGGGCGCGCCGCCCCCGTCCTGTCCGTCCTGGTCCGGCGGACCGCGCACGCCCAGGACGCCGCCGCGCGGGACACGCACAAGGCGGCACGCGGCCTGACGGGCGCCTTCTTCCAGGGGGCGTCGCCGGAGGTGCGGTGGCGGCTGCGCGGCGCGAACGCCCCCGACCCGGTGCGCGGCCCGTTCAACAACGGCGGCCTGTACGGCGAACGGCACGGCTGGCACCTGCCGGGCCACGACGACGGCGGCTGGGAGGAGACCGCGTTCCCGCGCGGCGACCGGCGCCAGGGCGTGTGCTGGTACCGCACGACGTTCCGGCTGTCCGTCCCCCGCGACGTCGACGCCTCGGTCGGGCTGGTCCTCGACGACGACCCCGGCCGCGCCTACCGCGTCCAGATCTTCCTCAACGGCTGGAACATGGGCGAGTACGTCAACGACGCCGGGCCGCGGCAGCCCGTCCCGCTGCCGGGCGGCATCCTGCGCACCCGGGGCGCCAACACCCTCGCGCTGGCCGTCCTCGCCGACGGGACCACGCCGTGCGGGCCGGGCGAGGTGCGGCTGACGCTGCTGGGCGCGGCGGCGGGCGGGGTGCCGGTGACGCCGGTGGACTCCCCCGGCCGGTGA
- a CDS encoding alpha-N-arabinofuranosidase, protein MSRPARFTLDPAFTVAEVNPRLFGSFVEHLGRCVYTGIYEPGHPAADADGLRTDVLELVRELGVTAIRYPGGNFVSGYKWEDSVGPVDQRPRRLDLAWRSTETNRFGLSEYIAFLKKIGPQAEPMMAVNLGTRGVAEALELQEYANHPSGTALSDLRVEHGDKDPFGIRLWCLGNEMDGPWQTGHKTAEEYGRLAAETARAMRQIDPGLELVACGSSGQSMETFAEWEATVLKETYDLVDYISLHAYYEPLDGDVDSFLASAVDMESFIENVVATCDHIGARLKSKKKINLSFDEWNVWYLSKTDAEVSALDWPEAPRLLEDNYSVTDAVVFGSLLIALLRHADRVTVACLAQLVNVIAPIMTEPGGPAWRQTTFFPFAQASRYGRGEVLDVRVDSPTYETKKYGEADLLHATAVRAEDGTVTVFAVNRDRTEALPLEVALNGLDLTRVVEHSALADADPDARNTLTDPERVVPHPVAGTEVRDGRLTAVLEPLSWNVIRLA, encoded by the coding sequence ATGTCCCGCCCCGCCCGCTTCACTCTCGACCCCGCCTTCACCGTCGCCGAGGTCAACCCCCGCCTCTTCGGCTCCTTCGTGGAGCACCTCGGCCGCTGCGTCTACACCGGCATCTACGAGCCCGGCCACCCCGCCGCCGACGCCGACGGCCTGCGCACCGACGTCCTGGAGCTGGTCCGCGAACTCGGCGTCACCGCCATCCGCTACCCCGGCGGCAACTTCGTCTCCGGCTACAAGTGGGAGGACTCCGTCGGCCCGGTCGACCAGCGCCCCCGCCGCCTCGACCTGGCCTGGCGCTCCACCGAGACCAACCGCTTCGGCCTGTCCGAGTACATCGCCTTCCTGAAGAAGATCGGCCCCCAGGCGGAGCCGATGATGGCGGTCAACCTCGGCACCCGCGGCGTCGCCGAGGCCCTCGAACTCCAGGAGTACGCCAACCACCCCTCCGGGACGGCCCTGTCGGACCTGCGCGTCGAGCACGGCGACAAGGACCCGTTCGGCATCCGCCTGTGGTGCCTGGGCAACGAGATGGACGGCCCCTGGCAGACCGGGCACAAGACCGCCGAGGAGTACGGCCGGCTCGCCGCCGAGACCGCCCGCGCCATGCGCCAGATAGACCCGGGCCTCGAACTCGTCGCCTGCGGCTCCTCCGGCCAGTCCATGGAGACCTTCGCCGAGTGGGAGGCGACGGTCCTGAAGGAGACGTACGACCTCGTCGACTACATCTCCCTGCACGCCTACTACGAGCCGCTCGACGGCGACGTCGACTCCTTCCTCGCCTCCGCCGTGGACATGGAGTCCTTCATCGAGAACGTCGTCGCCACCTGCGACCACATCGGTGCCCGCCTGAAGTCCAAGAAGAAGATCAACCTCTCCTTCGACGAGTGGAACGTCTGGTACCTGTCGAAGACCGACGCCGAGGTCAGCGCCCTGGACTGGCCCGAGGCGCCGCGGCTGCTGGAGGACAACTACAGCGTCACCGACGCCGTCGTCTTCGGCTCCCTCCTCATCGCCCTGCTCCGGCACGCGGACCGGGTGACGGTGGCCTGCCTGGCGCAGCTCGTGAACGTGATCGCCCCGATCATGACCGAGCCCGGCGGCCCGGCCTGGCGGCAGACCACGTTCTTCCCCTTCGCCCAGGCGTCCCGGTACGGCCGCGGCGAGGTCCTCGACGTCCGGGTGGACTCGCCGACGTACGAGACGAAGAAGTACGGAGAGGCGGACCTGCTGCACGCCACCGCCGTCCGCGCCGAGGACGGCACGGTCACCGTCTTCGCCGTCAACCGGGACCGCACCGAGGCCCTGCCGCTGGAGGTGGCCCTCAACGGACTGGACCTGACCCGGGTCGTGGAGCACAGCGCCCTCGCGGACGCCGACCCCGACGCCCGCAACACGCTGACCGACCCGGAGCGGGTCGTGCCGCACCCGGTGGCGGGCACCGAGGTGCGGGACGGCCGGCTCACCGCCGTCCTGGAGCCGCTGTCCTGGAACGTCATCCGGCTGGCGTGA
- a CDS encoding B3/B4 domain-containing protein — protein MTMIFRHTDALWSAHPRLTAGALYATGVGAPLGPGPDTTGYTARALARLAQATESEFPEVLAWRRAFSGMGLKPTRYRCAAESLLRRLRKEGTLPRIHPVVDLCNAVSAAYAVPVAALDADRVTGPVLEVRPARGDEHYTAFGGGTEHPAPGEITFADCAGRAHARRWTHRQSGHSAVGPHTGRVLVVAEALHEGGAAVMPELLRTLAGELAAHWGAGTRTAVLTAAAAEFVFGER, from the coding sequence ATGACGATGATCTTCCGCCATACGGACGCCCTCTGGTCCGCCCACCCCCGGCTCACCGCCGGCGCCCTGTACGCCACCGGTGTCGGCGCCCCCCTCGGTCCCGGCCCGGACACCACCGGGTACACCGCCCGCGCCCTGGCCCGGCTGGCGCAGGCCACCGAGAGCGAGTTCCCCGAAGTCCTCGCCTGGCGGCGGGCGTTCTCCGGCATGGGCCTCAAGCCGACGCGGTACCGGTGCGCCGCGGAATCACTGCTGCGGCGGCTGCGCAAGGAAGGGACGCTGCCGCGGATCCATCCGGTGGTGGACCTGTGCAACGCGGTCTCGGCCGCTTACGCCGTTCCGGTCGCGGCCCTGGACGCCGACCGCGTCACGGGCCCCGTGCTGGAGGTCCGGCCCGCCCGCGGCGACGAGCACTACACCGCCTTCGGCGGCGGCACCGAACACCCCGCGCCCGGAGAAATCACCTTCGCCGACTGCGCCGGACGAGCGCACGCCCGCCGCTGGACCCACCGGCAGAGCGGCCACTCGGCGGTCGGCCCGCACACCGGCCGCGTCCTCGTGGTGGCGGAGGCCCTGCACGAGGGCGGCGCGGCGGTGATGCCGGAACTGCTGAGGACGCTCGCGGGGGAGCTGGCCGCGCACTGGGGGGCCGGTACGCGCACAGCCGTCCTCACCGCGGCCGCTGCCGAGTTCGTCTTCGGCGAGCGGTGA
- a CDS encoding LysE family translocator has product MDIAFLLATLVVVVTPGTGVLYTLAAALSHGRRAGVAAAFGCTLGAVPHLVATISGLAALLHTGTLAYEAVKYLGAGYLLYMAWATLRDEDALVVRGGAEPRPAVRVIVSAVLVNLLNPKPTLFFVAFLPQFVPAGASGSVAAMLRLGAVFMALTLVVFTAYALCAAAVRDRLAARPGVATGLRRAFAVCFVVLSVRLAVA; this is encoded by the coding sequence TTGGACATCGCTTTCCTGCTGGCCACCCTGGTCGTGGTGGTCACCCCCGGCACCGGCGTGCTCTACACGCTCGCCGCGGCCCTCTCGCACGGCCGCCGGGCGGGCGTGGCCGCCGCGTTCGGCTGCACCCTCGGCGCCGTACCGCACCTCGTGGCGACCATCAGCGGCCTGGCCGCCCTGCTGCACACCGGCACCCTCGCCTACGAGGCCGTGAAGTACCTCGGCGCCGGCTACCTGCTGTACATGGCGTGGGCGACCCTGCGGGACGAGGACGCCCTGGTGGTGCGGGGCGGGGCGGAGCCGCGGCCGGCGGTCCGTGTGATCGTCTCCGCGGTGCTGGTCAATCTGCTCAACCCCAAGCCCACCCTGTTCTTCGTCGCGTTCCTGCCGCAGTTCGTCCCGGCCGGCGCGTCCGGCTCCGTCGCCGCGATGCTCCGGCTCGGCGCCGTCTTCATGGCGCTGACGCTCGTCGTCTTCACCGCCTACGCCCTGTGCGCCGCCGCCGTACGGGACCGGCTGGCGGCCCGGCCGGGGGTGGCGACGGGGCTGCGCCGGGCGTTCGCCGTCTGCTTCGTCGTCCTGAGCGTGCGGCTGGCGGTGGCATGA
- a CDS encoding PLP-dependent aminotransferase family protein — protein MGAVNEGEAAAHEGPAADPGGDSDFLQLDLRDAPAGGKADWLARRLRQAVADGRLAVGSRLPPTRVLAAELRVSRGVVTEAYRRLAEEGHVQGRRRGGTVVVAAPAPPARPPAAPSPARPAAPGPLFAGTPDAAVFDALRTAPARVDFTPGRPDLAAFPRAAWLRAERAVLAELSADHLGYGDPRGDARLRRAVAGWLARGRGIRVEPDEVLIVAGTAQALTLLHPVLRADGVDRVAVEDPGSLGTRQHLASGGLATPPVPVDDAGVRVDALRATGARAVLLTPAHQFPTGVVTSGERRRALLAWAREGGLILEDDYDAEHRYDRPPVSALRALLADRVCYLGSVSKLLAPALRIGWMVPPPRHREALTEAKRFTDLGNAVLPQLVLARLMESGALERHLRLLRGRHRRRRDAMIAALAAHLPGAVVHGAAAGLHLTVTYPPEIPDTELAAAALARGVKCQPLSWHRQTAGRPGLVLGYAATPPGVIAEGVAALGEALRDLA, from the coding sequence ATGGGCGCGGTGAACGAGGGGGAAGCGGCAGCACACGAGGGACCGGCGGCGGATCCGGGCGGGGATTCCGACTTCCTCCAGCTCGACCTCCGGGACGCGCCCGCCGGGGGCAAGGCCGACTGGCTGGCCCGGCGGCTGCGGCAGGCGGTGGCCGACGGCCGGCTCGCGGTGGGCAGCAGGCTGCCGCCCACCCGGGTGCTCGCCGCCGAACTGCGCGTCTCGCGCGGGGTGGTGACCGAGGCGTACCGGCGGCTCGCCGAGGAGGGGCACGTCCAGGGGCGCCGCCGCGGCGGCACGGTGGTCGTCGCGGCGCCCGCCCCGCCCGCCCGGCCGCCCGCCGCCCCGTCCCCGGCCCGCCCCGCCGCGCCCGGCCCGCTGTTCGCGGGCACACCGGACGCCGCCGTCTTCGACGCGCTGCGCACCGCCCCCGCCCGCGTGGACTTCACCCCGGGCCGCCCCGACCTCGCCGCCTTCCCCCGCGCGGCCTGGCTGCGGGCCGAACGGGCGGTGCTCGCCGAGCTGTCCGCCGACCACCTCGGGTACGGCGACCCCCGGGGCGATGCCCGGCTGCGCCGGGCCGTCGCCGGCTGGCTGGCCCGCGGCCGGGGCATCCGGGTGGAACCGGACGAGGTGCTGATCGTCGCCGGCACCGCCCAGGCCCTCACCCTGCTGCACCCCGTGCTGCGGGCCGACGGCGTCGACCGGGTCGCGGTGGAGGACCCCGGTTCGCTGGGGACCCGTCAGCACCTGGCCAGCGGGGGCCTGGCCACCCCGCCCGTGCCGGTCGACGACGCCGGTGTGCGCGTGGACGCGTTGCGGGCCACCGGCGCCCGCGCGGTGCTGCTCACCCCCGCCCACCAGTTCCCCACCGGCGTCGTGACCAGCGGTGAGCGCCGCCGCGCGCTGCTGGCCTGGGCGCGGGAGGGCGGACTGATCCTGGAGGACGACTACGACGCGGAGCACCGCTACGACCGGCCGCCGGTGTCCGCGCTGCGGGCGCTGCTGGCCGACCGGGTCTGCTACCTGGGCAGCGTCTCCAAACTGCTCGCGCCCGCGCTGCGGATCGGCTGGATGGTGCCGCCGCCCCGCCACCGGGAGGCGCTGACCGAGGCCAAGCGCTTCACCGACCTGGGCAACGCCGTGCTGCCGCAGCTCGTCCTGGCCCGGCTGATGGAATCCGGCGCTCTGGAGCGGCATCTGCGGCTGCTGCGCGGGCGCCACCGGCGGCGCCGCGACGCGATGATCGCCGCCCTCGCCGCGCATCTGCCGGGCGCGGTCGTGCACGGCGCCGCGGCCGGTCTGCACCTGACGGTCACCTACCCGCCCGAAATACCCGACACCGAGCTGGCCGCCGCCGCGCTCGCCCGGGGGGTGAAGTGCCAGCCCCTGTCCTGGCACCGGCAGACGGCGGGCCGCCCCGGCCTGGTCCTCGGCTACGCGGCCACCCCGCCCGGGGTCATCGCCGAAGGGGTGGCCGCGCTCGGCGAGGCCCTGCGCGACCTGGCCTGA
- a CDS encoding arabinan endo-1,5-alpha-L-arabinosidase, with amino-acid sequence MSRKSRKSFVSRKRTALLALPAAAVLALLPSTASAYPNPGRVTGSVVTHDPTMIRTTSGQYLLYATGGGIANKTSSDRTAFSAGADAFSSRPSWWSRYSTVPEAWAPDISYHGGKYLMYYSVSSFGSNTSAIGLAGSSTGQPGSWTDYGTVYTSSSSSDYNAIDPNLFVDDDGKWWLSFGSWWTGIKMIRIDPSTGKQLASDTTRYSLASRPTGTKAVEAPFIVKRNGYYYLFASYDTCCNGTSSTYKVKVGRATKVTGPYYDKNGVSMMNNGGTPVLESHGSVIGPGGQSIMKDADGDLIVYHYYDGNDNGTPKLGINLLNWSSGWPVAY; translated from the coding sequence GTGAGCCGCAAGAGCCGCAAGAGCTTCGTCAGCCGCAAGAGAACCGCTCTCCTCGCCCTCCCCGCCGCCGCCGTGCTCGCGCTGCTGCCGAGCACGGCCTCCGCGTATCCGAACCCCGGCCGGGTCACCGGGTCCGTGGTCACGCACGACCCGACGATGATCCGCACCACCTCGGGGCAGTACCTGCTCTACGCCACCGGCGGCGGCATCGCCAACAAGACCTCGTCCGACCGCACCGCCTTCTCCGCCGGGGCCGACGCCTTCTCCTCCCGGCCGAGCTGGTGGTCGCGCTACTCCACCGTCCCGGAGGCATGGGCGCCCGACATCTCGTACCACGGCGGCAAGTACCTGATGTACTACTCCGTCTCGTCCTTCGGCTCGAACACCTCGGCCATCGGGCTGGCCGGTTCGTCCACGGGGCAGCCGGGGAGCTGGACCGACTACGGCACCGTCTACACCTCCAGCTCCTCCAGCGACTACAACGCCATCGACCCCAACCTCTTCGTCGACGACGACGGGAAGTGGTGGCTCTCCTTCGGGAGCTGGTGGACCGGGATCAAGATGATCCGCATCGACCCCTCCACCGGGAAGCAGCTCGCCTCCGACACCACGCGGTACTCGCTCGCCTCCCGCCCGACCGGCACCAAGGCGGTCGAGGCCCCCTTCATCGTCAAGCGCAACGGGTACTACTACCTGTTCGCCTCGTACGACACCTGCTGCAACGGGACCAGCTCGACGTACAAGGTCAAGGTGGGCCGGGCCACGAAGGTCACCGGCCCGTACTACGACAAGAACGGCGTGTCGATGATGAACAACGGGGGCACGCCCGTCCTGGAGTCGCACGGGAGCGTCATCGGCCCCGGCGGACAGTCGATCATGAAAGACGCCGACGGGGACCTGATCGTCTACCACTACTACGACGGCAACGACAACGGCACGCCCAAGCTCGGCATCAACCTCCTGAACTGGAGCAGCGGATGGCCCGTCGCCTACTGA
- a CDS encoding family 43 glycosylhydrolase produces the protein MARRLLTLLAALLLALSLGQPSATAASFSNPVKAHKGADPWITHHDGSYYLVTTSWTDVITIRKAPTLAGLATAPGVQVWQGDAASRCCNIWAPELHFLGGRWYLYYVAGQNVADYNPTQRSHVLESAGSDPLGPYTYRGQLNPAWMLDPTVATVGGQLYLFGSVHNGTQNIVAARMSNPYTVSSSFSTISTPTYDWERSGAPVNEGPEILQRGGRTFLVYSASGCWTPDYKLGRLELTGSTPTSASSWTKRSTPVFQRSDAGGVYGPGHNGFFTSPDGTESWIVYHANDAASDGCDNGRTTRAQKFTWNADGTPDFGTPVRLGAALAGPSGEPAATPTAYTVVNRNSGKCLDVTGGSSADGADVRQYTCNGGANQRWRLEDLGDDTHRLVNVATGKVLDTADCSAADGADLRQWSWLDNTCQRFRFLATGGGYVRIVNQATGKVADVADCSTADSADVRQWSWLNNACQQWRLTPG, from the coding sequence ATGGCCCGTCGCCTACTGACCCTGCTGGCCGCGCTGCTGCTCGCGCTGTCGCTGGGGCAGCCCTCGGCGACCGCGGCCTCCTTCAGCAACCCCGTCAAGGCCCACAAGGGCGCCGACCCCTGGATCACCCACCACGACGGCAGCTACTACCTCGTGACGACGAGCTGGACCGATGTCATCACCATCCGCAAGGCGCCCACCCTCGCCGGACTCGCCACCGCGCCCGGCGTGCAGGTGTGGCAGGGCGACGCCGCCTCGCGCTGCTGCAACATCTGGGCCCCCGAACTGCACTTCCTGGGCGGCCGCTGGTACCTGTACTACGTCGCCGGGCAGAACGTGGCCGACTACAACCCGACACAGCGCAGCCACGTCCTGGAGAGCGCCGGGTCCGATCCCCTGGGGCCGTACACCTACCGGGGGCAGCTCAACCCGGCCTGGATGCTGGACCCGACCGTGGCCACCGTCGGCGGGCAGCTCTACCTCTTCGGCAGCGTGCACAACGGGACGCAGAACATCGTCGCCGCGCGCATGTCGAACCCGTACACGGTGAGCTCCTCCTTCTCCACGATCTCCACGCCGACGTACGACTGGGAACGCTCCGGCGCCCCGGTCAACGAGGGCCCGGAGATCCTCCAGCGCGGGGGCAGGACCTTCCTCGTCTACTCGGCGAGCGGCTGCTGGACGCCCGACTACAAGCTGGGCCGGCTGGAACTGACCGGTTCCACCCCGACCTCCGCCTCCTCCTGGACCAAGAGATCCACGCCCGTCTTCCAGCGCAGCGACGCGGGCGGGGTGTACGGGCCGGGCCACAACGGCTTCTTCACCTCACCCGACGGCACCGAGAGCTGGATCGTCTACCACGCCAACGACGCCGCCTCGGACGGCTGCGACAACGGGCGGACCACCCGGGCGCAGAAGTTCACCTGGAACGCCGACGGCACGCCGGACTTCGGCACCCCCGTGCGGCTGGGGGCGGCCCTGGCCGGGCCGTCGGGCGAGCCCGCCGCCACCCCGACGGCGTACACGGTCGTCAACCGCAACAGCGGCAAGTGCCTCGACGTCACCGGCGGCTCGTCCGCCGACGGCGCCGACGTGCGCCAGTACACCTGCAACGGCGGCGCCAACCAGCGGTGGCGCCTGGAGGACCTGGGCGACGACACCCACCGGCTGGTCAACGTGGCCACCGGCAAGGTCCTGGACACCGCCGACTGCTCGGCCGCCGACGGTGCCGACCTGCGCCAGTGGTCCTGGCTGGACAACACCTGCCAGCGGTTCCGGTTCCTGGCCACCGGCGGCGGGTACGTCCGCATCGTCAACCAGGCCACCGGCAAGGTGGCCGACGTCGCCGACTGCTCCACCGCCGACTCCGCCGACGTACGGCAGTGGTCGTGGCTGAACAACGCCTGCCAGCAGTGGCGGCTGACCCCCGGGTGA